A genomic region of Chitinimonas arctica contains the following coding sequences:
- a CDS encoding DUF1176 domain-containing protein, producing the protein MKSLPPARSSPTPPAIMHRTLPCALLAAAHLAGQAAPLPVYREFKDWMVACSNSGHCVAKGFEEYTDSTEMLLEQAPGPDGETSLTLSFQVKDKMAIPQLRLNGQALSTDEWEISQEGNAYGSSWIHCLDDEATRKLLATASRKQALTLTDKQGHVLADFKVAGLTASLLLIDETQGRLGTTRALLRTGSKSAATIPPAHPLPVLHPAAIGKPEVSAAEATRLLQAVRKLEPDCATNDDDDGQQGDVAALSFREAIVLLPCGQGAYNTSYVTYRAQRHGKPKPARLVLPGLSKVFTASYEMTNAGYDPASQTLSQYTKGRGVGDCGEASGWIFDGRNFVLSSYSHQGRCGGQSLLDWPALWQTTVEAVKAR; encoded by the coding sequence ATGAAGAGCTTGCCGCCGGCTCGCTCCTCACCTACCCCGCCCGCCATCATGCACCGTACCCTCCCCTGCGCCCTCCTCGCCGCCGCCCACCTCGCAGGCCAAGCCGCCCCCTTACCCGTCTATCGCGAATTCAAGGATTGGATGGTGGCGTGCAGCAACAGCGGCCATTGCGTGGCCAAAGGTTTCGAGGAATACACAGACAGTACCGAGATGCTGCTGGAGCAGGCACCCGGCCCGGATGGCGAAACGAGCCTGACCCTCAGCTTCCAGGTCAAAGACAAGATGGCCATCCCGCAACTGCGGCTGAATGGCCAAGCCCTATCGACGGATGAGTGGGAAATCAGCCAGGAAGGCAATGCCTACGGTAGCAGCTGGATTCACTGCCTCGATGACGAAGCCACCCGTAAACTCCTGGCCACCGCTAGCCGCAAGCAGGCGCTGACGTTAACCGATAAGCAAGGCCATGTACTGGCCGACTTCAAGGTGGCAGGCCTGACCGCCTCGCTGCTGCTGATCGACGAAACCCAAGGCCGGCTTGGCACCACGCGGGCGTTGCTGCGAACCGGCAGCAAGTCCGCGGCTACCATCCCGCCTGCCCACCCACTGCCGGTGTTGCATCCCGCCGCAATCGGCAAACCCGAGGTCAGCGCGGCGGAAGCGACCCGTCTGCTACAAGCCGTCCGCAAGCTGGAACCCGATTGCGCCACGAACGACGACGACGACGGGCAGCAAGGCGATGTGGCGGCGCTGAGTTTCCGCGAGGCGATTGTGCTACTACCCTGCGGCCAGGGCGCATACAACACGTCCTATGTGACCTATCGCGCCCAGCGCCATGGCAAGCCCAAGCCCGCCCGTCTTGTCCTGCCGGGCCTATCCAAAGTGTTTACCGCCAGCTATGAGATGACCAATGCCGGATACGACCCCGCCAGCCAGACGCTGAGCCAGTACACCAAGGGCAGAGGCGTGGGCGACTGCGGCGAAGCCAGCGGCTGGATTTTCGATGGGCGCAATTTCGTCCTGAGCAGTTACAGCCACCAAGGCCGTTGCGGCGGGCAGTCGCTGCTGGATTGGCCGGCTTTGTGGCAGACCACGGTGGAGGCGGTCAAGGCCCGGTGA
- a CDS encoding bpX6 domain-containing protein: MKHEVQQGAQVRRPNLRGHQAVAGIWLPADWFDAGERELRILRNWQAGASAYRFEQGDLLCHAQGRQQHCDELDGWPLLRLGGTLCSAQLGKNEASALPRADLWLVQGGEVLALNLRDAEPLDPSHWIALDGMALLDTYDCSAVLETLVLELPPELRDVREVLGKAIPPPSKEQTEFLKALLAKQRKDPQAPRQPVAGKPHGNGSGFAPASLATRLIPVAVFVGLCWLSWLLFNMAGGPVEPKATASGPNGVSAIFLIVSVIIWLLMMFGGRGNHWQVGVKPQGRSPARTARPASKGQAQLPARRKPIGPQRWRDWLARLAVTSQISRLLGRQQAAYMRRMLELFESGKLDEALRHAIPLGKDGESLGQALGTPNARRDLSLSSGRGAAASIHLGDDLQQHLRTLYRKSFEKLDREGRIDEAVFVLAELLASHQEALDYLEKHGRPSQAADLALAWDMPPATIVRFYSAAGNWKQALLVARRDNAYAAALPLLEKKWPEAGAQLRREWAADLAAKGEWLQAVDAIWPIEAAREQAREWLLAAETAGGGLAAGALVKRIALMPDSFDDCAEQLKALRDDPKRHQERTATAMAILRLHGNYPLSIPRLVRLMGNAWLGDQASGVGTLERAQLQQLIALSADKALQADLPAGVGLPGAAAVKLAARTSPLVCPTPDAGSAAIFDAVPLADGDYLLAHGEAGAAVVDRYGKRRIHFAVPAYQLVLAQSGQLVLALAKRDDVWRVSRLDLVTRRADDLGVLAFDHCADTFDGTGWTIATGNTIRVLDINRSLQTVLWQVSDLPGKVAHMSATPHLEQFLVGEPDGLALWRYHLPQRRLNGRGPAFEAGCLQEAQPFLNPNGGMIQCQLFADASPDYALLHFSDSARIAKDVKLPPPSGNFRWFVRLGPQWLLACIESAETLPIRLIDIASGKICAQIDWRQSSEISARCANGHWLLFDKQGRLLDIDTANSAVNAISAR; this comes from the coding sequence ATGAAGCATGAGGTCCAGCAAGGCGCCCAGGTGCGCAGGCCCAATCTCCGGGGCCACCAGGCCGTTGCCGGTATCTGGCTGCCTGCCGACTGGTTCGATGCAGGCGAGCGCGAGCTCCGTATCCTGCGCAATTGGCAAGCAGGTGCCAGCGCCTATCGCTTCGAGCAAGGTGATTTGTTGTGCCACGCCCAGGGTCGGCAACAGCATTGTGATGAACTCGACGGCTGGCCGCTGTTGCGTCTGGGCGGCACCCTCTGCTCGGCGCAACTCGGCAAGAACGAGGCATCCGCCCTTCCCCGCGCCGATCTTTGGCTGGTCCAGGGCGGCGAAGTGCTTGCACTGAACTTGCGCGATGCCGAACCGCTCGACCCATCGCATTGGATCGCCCTCGACGGCATGGCCCTGCTCGACACCTACGACTGCAGCGCCGTGCTGGAAACGCTGGTACTGGAACTACCGCCCGAGCTGCGTGACGTGCGCGAGGTGCTGGGCAAGGCCATTCCGCCACCGAGCAAGGAACAAACGGAGTTCCTGAAAGCACTGCTTGCCAAGCAGCGCAAGGACCCGCAGGCACCGCGCCAGCCGGTCGCAGGGAAACCCCACGGCAACGGATCCGGCTTTGCTCCGGCAAGCCTTGCCACGCGTTTGATCCCTGTGGCGGTCTTCGTCGGCCTATGCTGGCTGAGCTGGCTGCTATTCAATATGGCGGGTGGGCCGGTCGAACCGAAAGCCACAGCGTCCGGGCCCAACGGCGTATCTGCCATCTTCCTGATCGTCAGCGTGATTATCTGGCTGCTGATGATGTTTGGCGGGAGAGGTAACCATTGGCAGGTTGGCGTCAAACCACAAGGACGTTCACCTGCCCGGACGGCCCGACCGGCAAGCAAGGGTCAGGCCCAGCTGCCCGCTCGCCGTAAGCCGATCGGCCCGCAGCGCTGGCGGGACTGGCTGGCACGCCTGGCCGTCACATCCCAAATTTCCAGGCTGCTGGGGCGCCAGCAGGCCGCCTATATGCGGCGCATGCTCGAATTGTTCGAATCCGGCAAGCTCGACGAGGCGTTGCGCCATGCCATCCCGCTCGGCAAGGACGGGGAATCGCTAGGCCAAGCCCTGGGCACGCCGAATGCGCGCCGTGATCTTTCACTCTCGTCCGGCAGGGGTGCTGCGGCCAGCATCCATCTTGGCGACGACCTGCAACAGCATTTGCGCACGCTTTATCGCAAGAGCTTCGAAAAGCTCGACCGGGAAGGACGCATCGACGAAGCCGTGTTCGTACTGGCCGAATTGCTGGCCTCGCACCAGGAAGCGCTCGACTACCTGGAAAAGCACGGCCGTCCAAGCCAGGCAGCCGACCTTGCCCTGGCCTGGGACATGCCTCCCGCCACCATCGTTCGGTTCTACAGCGCCGCCGGTAACTGGAAGCAAGCCCTGCTGGTGGCCCGCCGCGACAATGCCTATGCCGCCGCGCTACCGCTGCTGGAAAAGAAATGGCCCGAAGCCGGCGCCCAATTGCGCCGCGAATGGGCGGCCGACCTGGCCGCCAAAGGGGAATGGCTGCAAGCGGTCGATGCCATCTGGCCCATCGAGGCAGCCCGCGAGCAGGCCCGCGAATGGCTGCTGGCGGCGGAAACCGCCGGTGGCGGATTGGCCGCCGGCGCACTGGTCAAACGTATCGCCCTGATGCCTGACAGCTTCGACGACTGTGCCGAACAGCTGAAGGCGCTGCGCGACGACCCTAAGCGCCATCAGGAACGCACCGCCACGGCAATGGCCATTCTGAGGCTGCATGGCAACTATCCGCTATCGATTCCAAGGCTGGTCCGCCTTATGGGCAACGCCTGGCTGGGCGACCAGGCAAGCGGTGTCGGCACACTGGAACGCGCCCAACTTCAGCAACTTATCGCCTTGTCGGCCGATAAGGCGCTACAGGCGGACCTACCGGCAGGCGTCGGCTTGCCTGGCGCCGCCGCCGTCAAATTGGCCGCCCGCACTTCTCCCCTGGTTTGCCCGACACCGGATGCAGGCAGCGCGGCTATTTTCGACGCCGTCCCGCTGGCGGACGGCGATTACCTGCTCGCCCACGGTGAAGCAGGCGCTGCCGTCGTCGATCGTTATGGCAAGCGCCGAATCCACTTTGCCGTTCCCGCCTACCAACTGGTCCTTGCACAGAGCGGCCAGCTTGTTCTGGCGCTGGCCAAGCGCGACGACGTCTGGCGGGTAAGCCGGCTCGACCTGGTCACCCGGCGGGCCGATGATCTGGGCGTGCTGGCCTTCGACCATTGCGCCGATACCTTCGATGGTACCGGCTGGACCATCGCCACCGGCAATACCATTCGCGTACTCGATATCAATCGCTCTCTGCAGACCGTGCTATGGCAGGTAAGCGACCTGCCCGGCAAGGTGGCGCATATGAGCGCCACACCCCACCTGGAACAGTTTCTCGTCGGCGAGCCGGACGGTCTGGCGCTATGGCGTTACCATTTGCCGCAGCGGCGTCTGAATGGCCGGGGACCGGCTTTTGAAGCGGGATGCTTGCAAGAGGCACAACCATTCCTGAACCCCAATGGAGGGATGATCCAATGCCAGCTATTTGCTGACGCATCGCCTGACTATGCTTTGCTTCATTTTTCCGACAGCGCGCGGATCGCCAAAGACGTGAAGTTACCTCCCCCGAGCGGCAATTTCCGATGGTTTGTCCGCCTCGGCCCACAATGGCTGCTCGCCTGCATCGAAAGCGCCGAGACCTTGCCGATTCGCCTGATCGACATCGCTAGCGGCAAGATCTGCGCCCAGATTGATTGGCGCCAATCGTCCGAAATATCGGCCCGCTGTGCCAACGGCCACTGGCTGCTGTTCGACAAGCAAGGCCGGCTGCTCGATATCGACACGGCGAATAGTGCGGTGAATGCTATTTCGGCGCGTTGA
- a CDS encoding bpX5 domain-containing protein, translating into MSTRHAWQWQAVSEPAEPGAAVAWGKVAQRLHERLADLPAERQARLQLTANRDVLIAIGPADDLPWVDGIAYAHAAPEAPGLWLPTHWRPDIPTDLVLRALQAAHGRQPLLLWRTPAALVPLDRQLPLNPALLARVARLWNGR; encoded by the coding sequence ATGAGCACCCGGCATGCATGGCAATGGCAGGCGGTAAGCGAGCCCGCCGAGCCAGGCGCCGCGGTAGCCTGGGGTAAAGTGGCGCAGCGCTTGCACGAGCGGCTGGCCGATCTGCCGGCCGAGCGGCAGGCGCGCCTACAACTGACCGCCAACCGGGATGTGCTGATCGCCATCGGTCCGGCGGACGATTTGCCTTGGGTGGACGGGATCGCCTATGCGCACGCCGCTCCCGAGGCGCCGGGCCTGTGGTTGCCCACGCACTGGCGGCCCGATATCCCCACCGATCTGGTACTGCGCGCCCTACAGGCGGCCCATGGCCGCCAGCCCTTGCTGCTCTGGCGCACGCCTGCCGCACTCGTTCCGCTCGACCGCCAGTTGCCGCTCAACCCGGCCTTGCTGGCGCGGGTAGCACGCCTTTGGAATGGACGCTGA
- a CDS encoding AAA family ATPase: protein MSSLQTAARHIRDSIRAATAGLVGRDQLAELIVLAAVAQEHLLVVGPPGTAKSAVVRRVAQILGGRYFEYLLGRFTEPSELFGAVDLKKLREGTVETDVSGMLPEADIAFLDEVFLGSTAILNTLLGVLNERRFRRGHTQLQCPLRVCIGAANGLPDDEALAAFGDRFLLHLFVEPVPDNMLEAMLAGGWQADHSPLAPQSGMAYLDQLSKLLGRVNLDDARPALANAIRKLRQAGIVLSDRRIVKSQRLIAAAALLGGRGTATEADLWPLLYALPTQEAQQNAREVLRDLFATSSNSNLFSAVEEATLQPMSRLARLSETAETYLARTEGKETGGASMGEIEALLREIDANFGVDSLPPALNALRTRLAALVVVPA from the coding sequence ATGTCCTCCCTGCAAACCGCCGCCCGACACATTCGCGACAGCATTCGCGCCGCCACCGCCGGGCTCGTAGGCCGTGACCAACTAGCCGAGCTGATCGTACTGGCGGCCGTCGCCCAGGAACACCTGCTGGTGGTCGGTCCGCCCGGCACCGCCAAGAGCGCCGTGGTGCGCCGCGTAGCCCAGATCCTGGGGGGCCGTTACTTCGAATATCTGCTGGGCCGTTTTACCGAGCCTTCCGAACTGTTCGGCGCCGTGGATCTCAAGAAACTGCGGGAAGGCACGGTGGAAACCGATGTGAGCGGCATGCTGCCCGAAGCCGATATCGCCTTTCTCGATGAAGTCTTCCTGGGTTCCACCGCCATTCTCAACACCCTGCTGGGCGTGCTCAACGAGCGGCGATTCCGTCGTGGCCATACCCAGTTGCAATGTCCTTTGCGCGTCTGCATCGGGGCGGCCAACGGCCTGCCCGACGATGAAGCCTTGGCTGCCTTCGGCGACCGCTTCCTGCTGCATCTTTTCGTCGAACCGGTACCCGACAATATGCTGGAGGCCATGCTGGCCGGCGGCTGGCAGGCCGACCACAGCCCCTTGGCGCCCCAGTCGGGCATGGCCTACCTAGACCAATTGAGCAAACTGCTCGGTCGCGTCAATCTCGATGACGCGCGCCCCGCGCTGGCGAACGCCATCCGCAAGCTGCGCCAGGCGGGCATCGTTCTGTCGGACCGCCGCATCGTCAAATCGCAGCGCCTGATTGCCGCCGCAGCCCTGCTCGGCGGCCGTGGCACCGCCACCGAAGCCGACCTTTGGCCGCTGCTCTATGCTCTGCCCACGCAGGAAGCACAGCAAAACGCGCGCGAGGTATTGCGCGACCTGTTCGCCACCAGCAGCAACAGCAATCTTTTCAGCGCGGTGGAAGAAGCCACGCTGCAGCCCATGTCACGCCTGGCGCGGCTCAGCGAGACCGCCGAGACCTACCTTGCCCGCACGGAAGGGAAAGAGACGGGCGGCGCCTCGATGGGAGAGATCGAAGCCCTGCTGCGCGAGATCGACGCCAACTTCGGCGTCGACAGTTTGCCGCCCGCGCTGAACGCGCTACGTACCCGGCTCGCCGCGCTCGTCGTCGTCCCGGCATGA
- a CDS encoding RHS repeat-associated core domain-containing protein, which produces MGNEYIAEKRKSHSAIATEPDLIAPDPSKPMVVMPYITYVILDDAVDTAESGNGNQYPLYISTSHVPHCLGGPPNGVGKKSLTWNGRFQTTEHSTTVKVGPGWQIQHDHKGTINNGNANAKVVAGIKSETAAQECLAMLRLQMARMKESAAAQLSERPAGFAKDVGVGAWDTVKGYGETASDAGKGLWNAISHPIDTAGAIGGAIVDTVKSVADAIAGTASEVVDVTSAIINEELSIDDIIDGMEDLVGELGSEALCALADAMKAMCDKPEALGNAMGGLMTEVAIQVAAALVSGGAANAAAAGAKAAKASKAGAKALDLGAGLAKKLEALGIKKGDSLKDVMKRLKERRQAGQSQVPDKSPPTPKTQPPAATTPQKPEPHNNGQADGSGTACPLCPLVASPVNPVQGCKILAGDSELDFSLPGPLPLRWQRNYASNSREIGWYGQGWASSFGMVLEEQDNEEVIDFIDSTGRRIHFPRLAPGREFFSRYEHTTLARSQAGEYSLVASDGSRLFFGQRHPQQSNRLLCTGQADANDNRISLEYQPAPPRQDAAAPAPQAQPCYLLDSSGEALQLDYHPGGRLLRVSLLSGLSPHGTKPLPDPKLRQLLASCPSVAERLVLAARYTIPLLAHTLVEYRYSNEGNLVSVERDGQERRRYQWRDHILVGHAVPGGLEAHYEYDRYDAGGKVIRHWSNAGQQWSFEYGVSHTRVIEAQGSPDERITLYHFDEQQRWTGTTDALGGRTTYTLDQYGNRVALTNPDGITTRYSLDTKGRPIAITDALGQTSQVIWHSELELPTQLIDALGQAITLEYDARGNLITQIDPAGHATRFELDARGLPVRITDAKGGIKQLHWNAHALLIAYTDCSQQTTRFSYTERGWLSRQTDPLGASTHYHYAAGQLSRVDYPDQGSEHYEYDRAGRLIAHIDPLGRRTRYDLGADGLPTARIDALGGRLGYEYDRHRRLVRLVNQNGTPWQFQYDRLDRLVAETNFEGKFSAYAYSAAGHLQSQRELPANHPDSILTRFERDALGRLLTRHTQAAGQASLRTRYQYDPAGNLIGTSNAEANSQLEYDALGQLSQEIHTTHWRDAEGKRQPRSQHLRHRYDPLGNRFATTLPDGRTLNWLHYGSGHLHQINLDGELISDMERDAAHREIRRSQGALQSDYQLDAMGRLLDHRVSSVHGATASAQPLVGAGLTGSRIARQWRYDRAGQLLEILDARRGSTQYHYDALSRILHTATPQHAEQFAFDPAHNLLPANQTASLKDNRVTVFEDKRYRYDSHGRLVEKRSGSSHNSTILQLHWNADHQLVQATTIRSKGPDRASHISETHYGYDAMGRRMSRQSREWLAPAGQTEPPASTTPGQSAWFVWDGNRLLQEILVNPAEADPANRSQTHTTVYEPNSFIPLARLSWPTAPADTATPPPPQPDWMRENIAYFDRAQATYMAQREIAPDDDDFVPKSNQPTADDGIAARTPMQIAWYQCDHLGTPQELTAANGEIVWQASYKTWGNTATLEWVDPSGHPRERARQSTTEHAAVQPLRFQGQYFDAETGLHYNRFRYYDPDVGRFISNDPIGLAGGENIYQYAPNPLGWVDPLGLEKCKKCDGGEAECKKLLASIYQKSLGRKSISGSRGVLERVEHLLHDKASIYDYAKNLADKRTVGPLAGMGTYQGHIEQATQLQKGLRDDIQLFETSGCNKHYKIPLSVRRVADMAIPQKPAGR; this is translated from the coding sequence ATGGGTAACGAATACATCGCCGAAAAGCGTAAATCGCACAGTGCCATCGCCACCGAACCGGACTTGATCGCACCGGACCCCAGCAAGCCGATGGTGGTGATGCCCTACATCACCTATGTCATTCTCGACGACGCCGTCGATACCGCCGAAAGCGGCAACGGCAATCAGTACCCACTCTATATCAGCACCTCGCACGTGCCGCACTGTCTAGGTGGTCCGCCCAACGGCGTAGGCAAGAAATCCCTCACCTGGAACGGCCGCTTCCAGACCACCGAGCACAGCACCACCGTCAAGGTCGGCCCGGGCTGGCAGATCCAGCACGACCACAAGGGCACCATCAATAACGGCAATGCCAATGCCAAGGTGGTGGCCGGCATCAAGAGCGAAACCGCAGCGCAGGAATGCCTGGCCATGCTGCGCTTGCAGATGGCGCGCATGAAGGAGAGCGCCGCCGCGCAACTCTCCGAGCGTCCGGCCGGCTTCGCCAAGGATGTCGGCGTGGGTGCCTGGGATACGGTCAAAGGTTATGGCGAAACCGCCTCCGACGCGGGCAAGGGCTTGTGGAATGCCATCAGCCACCCGATCGATACCGCCGGCGCCATCGGCGGTGCGATAGTCGATACCGTCAAGTCGGTGGCCGATGCCATCGCCGGCACGGCCAGTGAAGTGGTCGATGTCACCAGCGCCATCATCAATGAAGAACTGAGCATCGACGACATTATCGATGGCATGGAGGATCTGGTCGGCGAGCTGGGCTCGGAGGCCTTGTGCGCGCTGGCGGATGCGATGAAAGCCATGTGCGACAAGCCCGAAGCACTGGGCAATGCGATGGGCGGGCTGATGACCGAAGTGGCCATCCAGGTGGCTGCCGCGCTGGTCTCGGGCGGCGCCGCCAATGCCGCGGCCGCCGGTGCCAAAGCCGCCAAGGCAAGCAAGGCCGGCGCCAAGGCCCTGGATCTGGGAGCCGGCTTGGCCAAGAAGCTGGAGGCGCTGGGCATCAAGAAAGGTGATTCGCTCAAAGACGTGATGAAGCGCCTGAAGGAGCGCCGCCAAGCCGGCCAGTCCCAGGTACCGGACAAATCGCCGCCGACGCCCAAAACTCAGCCGCCCGCCGCAACCACACCTCAGAAACCGGAACCGCACAACAACGGGCAAGCCGACGGTTCCGGCACGGCCTGCCCACTTTGTCCACTTGTGGCCAGTCCGGTCAACCCGGTGCAGGGCTGCAAGATCTTGGCCGGCGACAGCGAACTCGATTTCAGTCTGCCAGGCCCGCTGCCGCTGCGGTGGCAACGCAACTATGCCAGTAATAGCCGCGAAATCGGCTGGTACGGCCAAGGCTGGGCCAGCAGCTTCGGTATGGTGTTGGAGGAACAAGATAATGAAGAAGTTATCGATTTTATCGACAGCACCGGCCGCCGCATCCACTTCCCCCGCCTGGCGCCTGGCCGCGAATTCTTCTCGCGTTATGAACATACCACCCTGGCCCGCAGCCAGGCCGGCGAATACAGCCTCGTTGCGAGCGATGGCTCGCGGCTGTTCTTCGGCCAGCGCCACCCGCAGCAGTCCAACCGTCTACTATGTACCGGCCAGGCAGATGCCAACGACAACCGCATCAGCTTGGAATACCAACCTGCGCCGCCGCGCCAGGATGCTGCCGCCCCTGCCCCGCAAGCGCAGCCCTGCTATCTGCTCGACAGCAGCGGCGAAGCATTACAACTCGACTACCACCCTGGCGGACGTCTGCTGAGAGTCAGTTTACTGAGCGGGCTCAGTCCTCATGGCACCAAGCCCCTGCCCGACCCGAAGTTGCGCCAATTGTTGGCGAGCTGTCCGAGCGTGGCGGAACGGCTGGTGCTCGCGGCTCGCTATACGATACCGCTGCTTGCGCACACCCTGGTCGAGTATCGTTATAGCAACGAGGGCAACCTCGTCAGCGTGGAGCGGGATGGCCAAGAACGACGCCGCTACCAGTGGCGCGACCATATCCTGGTCGGCCATGCCGTACCGGGCGGCCTGGAAGCGCACTACGAATACGATCGCTACGACGCCGGTGGCAAGGTTATCCGCCATTGGAGCAATGCCGGCCAGCAATGGTCATTCGAATACGGCGTCAGCCACACCCGCGTGATCGAAGCGCAGGGCAGCCCGGACGAACGGATCACGCTTTATCATTTCGACGAACAACAACGCTGGACAGGTACCACCGACGCGCTAGGTGGCCGCACCACCTACACGCTGGACCAATATGGCAACCGCGTGGCGCTGACCAACCCCGACGGTATCACTACCCGCTACAGCCTCGACACCAAAGGCCGCCCCATCGCCATCACCGACGCGCTGGGCCAGACCAGCCAGGTGATCTGGCATAGCGAATTGGAATTGCCGACCCAATTGATCGACGCCTTGGGCCAGGCCATCACGCTCGAATACGATGCGCGCGGCAATTTGATCACCCAAATCGACCCGGCCGGCCACGCCACCCGCTTCGAGCTGGATGCCCGCGGCCTGCCGGTTCGCATTACCGATGCCAAGGGCGGCATTAAGCAGTTGCATTGGAATGCCCACGCTCTGCTGATCGCCTACACCGACTGCTCGCAACAAACCACGCGCTTCAGCTATACCGAGCGTGGCTGGCTTAGCCGCCAGACCGATCCACTTGGCGCCAGCACGCACTATCATTACGCCGCCGGCCAGCTCAGCCGCGTCGACTACCCAGACCAAGGCAGCGAGCATTACGAATACGACCGGGCCGGGCGCCTGATCGCCCATATCGACCCATTAGGCCGGCGCACCCGCTACGATCTGGGCGCAGATGGCCTACCCACGGCTCGCATCGACGCACTGGGTGGCCGACTTGGCTATGAATATGATCGCCATCGTCGTTTGGTGCGCCTGGTAAACCAGAACGGTACGCCGTGGCAATTCCAATACGACAGGCTCGACCGGCTAGTCGCCGAGACAAATTTCGAAGGCAAGTTCAGCGCTTACGCCTATAGCGCCGCCGGCCATTTGCAATCGCAACGCGAATTGCCGGCCAACCACCCCGACAGCATCCTGACCCGCTTCGAGCGCGATGCGCTGGGACGGCTATTGACGCGACATACCCAAGCAGCCGGTCAAGCAAGCCTGCGCACCCGCTACCAATACGATCCGGCCGGAAACTTGATCGGTACCAGCAATGCCGAGGCCAATAGTCAGCTCGAATACGATGCCTTGGGTCAGCTGAGCCAAGAAATCCATACCACCCACTGGCGCGATGCCGAAGGTAAGCGCCAACCGCGCAGCCAGCACCTGCGCCACCGTTACGACCCGCTCGGCAACCGCTTCGCAACAACACTGCCCGACGGCCGCACGCTGAACTGGTTGCATTATGGTTCCGGCCATCTGCACCAGATCAATCTGGACGGCGAACTGATCAGCGACATGGAGCGCGATGCCGCCCACCGAGAAATCCGCCGCAGCCAAGGTGCATTGCAAAGCGACTACCAGCTCGATGCCATGGGACGGCTGCTCGACCATCGCGTCAGCTCGGTCCATGGCGCAACCGCTTCAGCGCAACCCTTGGTCGGTGCGGGTCTGACCGGTAGCCGCATCGCCCGTCAATGGCGCTATGACCGGGCCGGCCAGTTGCTGGAGATCCTCGACGCGCGGCGCGGCAGCACCCAGTACCACTACGACGCGCTGTCACGCATCCTGCATACAGCCACACCGCAGCATGCCGAACAGTTTGCTTTCGACCCGGCCCACAACCTGCTGCCCGCCAATCAAACCGCCAGCCTGAAGGACAATCGCGTCACCGTCTTCGAGGACAAGCGCTACCGCTACGACAGCCACGGCCGGCTAGTGGAGAAGCGCTCGGGCAGCAGCCACAACAGCACCATCCTGCAGCTGCACTGGAACGCCGATCACCAATTGGTGCAAGCCACCACCATACGTAGCAAAGGCCCCGACCGCGCCAGCCATATCAGCGAAACCCACTACGGCTACGACGCCATGGGCCGCCGAATGAGCCGGCAAAGCCGCGAATGGCTAGCCCCGGCCGGACAGACGGAACCGCCTGCCTCAACCACGCCTGGCCAGTCCGCCTGGTTCGTCTGGGACGGCAATCGGCTGCTTCAGGAAATTCTCGTCAATCCCGCGGAAGCCGATCCCGCTAATCGCAGCCAGACTCACACCACCGTTTACGAGCCCAACAGTTTTATCCCGCTAGCCCGCCTGAGCTGGCCGACTGCCCCTGCCGATACCGCCACGCCTCCACCACCGCAACCAGATTGGATGCGGGAAAATATCGCCTATTTCGATCGGGCGCAGGCGACGTACATGGCGCAGCGCGAGATCGCGCCGGATGATGACGATTTCGTGCCCAAGTCAAACCAGCCGACAGCGGATGACGGCATTGCAGCTCGCACGCCCATGCAGATCGCCTGGTACCAGTGCGACCATCTGGGTACCCCGCAGGAACTGACCGCAGCAAATGGCGAGATCGTATGGCAAGCAAGCTATAAGACTTGGGGGAATACCGCGACACTGGAATGGGTGGATCCGAGCGGTCATCCGCGAGAACGGGCCCGGCAGTCGACTACCGAACATGCAGCGGTGCAGCCCTTACGGTTCCAGGGGCAGTATTTTGATGCTGAGACGGGACTGCATTACAATCGGTTTCGGTATTACGACCCCGACGTCGGAAGGTTTATTTCCAATGATCCGATTGGGTTGGCGGGCGGGGAGAATATTTATCAGTACGCGCCGAATCCGTTGGGATGGGTCGATCCATTAGGTTTGGAAAAATGCAAGAAATGTGATGGCGGAGAGGCTGAATGCAAGAAATTGCTTGCAAGCATCTATCAAAAATCTTTAGGTCGCAAATCGATAAGCGGAAGTCGAGGCGTATTGGAACGTGTTGAACACTTATTGCACGACAAGGCTTCGATTTATGACTACGCCAAGAACCTGGCGGATAAACGCACTGTCGGACCATTGGCAGGCATGGGCACCTATCAAGGCCACATCGAGCAAGCGACACAATTGCAAAAAGGCTTGAGAGACGATATTCAGTTATTTGAAACCAGCGGATGTAATAAACATTACAAGATCCCCTTATCTGTTAGGCGTGTTGCCGACATGGCAATCCCTCAAAAACCAGCAGGACGTTGA